A genome region from Panicum virgatum strain AP13 chromosome 4K, P.virgatum_v5, whole genome shotgun sequence includes the following:
- the LOC120703636 gene encoding uncharacterized protein LOC120703636 → MACSAPSGLDGAAPTPTEISGAMGTGALVASMPIVGPVGAPASPLPQSGVVMSTQGSGDGSRLLALTRNFARRELDWGRLRGAAANVAMLMRTLLGLALVEMELRDQERLTLRAQGQEFTEERWMMEEELASVRRALEDERKVRMAEHNATRQTLDDVHAQSVVVAAELKQLRKERGELHSGLQTVTQERDAALQERGAAV, encoded by the exons ATGGCATGCTCGGCCCCCTCGGGGCTGGACGGTGCTGCCCCGACGCCCACGGAGATATCCGGGGCGATGGGGACAGGAGCACTCGTCGCGTCGATGCCCATCGTAGGGCCAGTTGGCGCTCCGGCCTCGCCTCTTCCGCAGAGTGGCGTGGTCATGTCTACTCAGGGAAGTGGTGATGGTTCGAGACTGCTTGCCCTAACGCGGAACTTTGCGCGGAGGGAGCTCGACTGGGGGCGACtccgaggggcggcggcgaacgTGGCCATGCTGATGCGCACCCTTCTCGGGCTGGCGCTGGTG GAAATGGAGCTTCGAGACCAAGAGCGCCTGACCCTGCGGGCCCAGGGTCAGGAGTTCACGGAGGAGCGCTGGAtgatggaggaggagctggcctcGGTTCGACGGGCCCTGGAGGATGAGCGCAAGGTGAGGATGGCGGAGCACAACGCCACGCGTCAGACCCTGGACGATGTGCACGCCCAGTCAGTGGTCGTTGCTGCGGAGCTTAAGCAGCTCCGCAAGGAGCGTGGCGAGCTGCACAGTGGACTCCAAACGGTCACGCAGGAACGCGACGCTGCCCTGCAAGAGCGTGGCGCCGCTGTCTAG